In Magnolia sinica isolate HGM2019 chromosome 12, MsV1, whole genome shotgun sequence, a single genomic region encodes these proteins:
- the LOC131221333 gene encoding uncharacterized protein LOC131221333, with protein MVQTLEAIKGGGGSVHVGATGTIGSLMTREMESMMKQMAQTSTSSRRRPPTVPVSVPCGAISKKTQPRKNSLNEASSSGGGSSSSSSNDRNTGCTEKAKSNLRTNDHHIPMLSSGNIPAERNPNREKPDKKGSYIVEVVDIKCGNPDRAWTAPITTRLKKLGFSKLSETVA; from the coding sequence ATGGTTCAAACGCTAGAAGCCATCAAGGGTGGTGGAGGTTCGGTTCACGTGGGGGCCACAGGAACAATCGGCTCCTTGATGACCAGGGAAATGGAATCCATGATGAAACAAATGGCGCAAACATCAACTTCCTCAAGAAGGAGACCTCCAACGGTCCCAGTCTCAGTGCCCTGTGGTGCAATTTCCAAAAAAACACAACCAAGGAAAAATTCTCTCAATGAAGCCAGCAGCAGCGgcggcggcagcagcagcagcagcagcaatgacaGAAATACTGGATGTACAGAAAAAGCAAAATCCAACCTCCGAACAAATGACCATCACATCCCAATGCTCAGCTCTGGCAACATCCCCGCAGAAAGAAATCCTAACAGAGAGAAACCCGACAAGAAAGGATCATACATTGTTGAAGTTGTAGATATAAAATGCGGCAACCCTGATAGAGCATGGACAGCCCCCATAACCACCCGGCTCAAGAAGCTAGGCTTCTCCAAGCTCTCCGAAACCGTTGCCTAA